The genomic stretch CCGGCACCGCCGATATTAAAGCCGGTGGTGACCACGCCGAAGACCCGGCCTTCAGCACCGGCCGGTGATGCCGCGCGAACCAGCATATCCCGCGATGGGGCGATCATGCCGGAGAGGAAGCCTGCCACACCCAGAATCAGCGTGGTCGCCAGCGACGGCAGGGTAGATACCGCAACGATGGCGACCAGCACCGCCGTGACCACCAGCGAACCGGTGGCGACCAGCCCGTGATGCCGGGTTTTATCCGCCAGAGAGCCACCCGCCAGTACGCCGAACGCGCTGGTAAACAAAAACGCTGTCAGCGCCAGATTGGCTTCGGTCAGCGGCATGCCGTAACCGTTCACCAGTGCGGTTACCGAGAAGTTTTGAATCGAGTTAGTGCTCAGGTTGAGCAGCATAAACAGCACCAGCAGCGACAAAATAGGCAGGGTAAATACCGCGACTTTTGGCGCAGAGGTCTTTTTGTCGTGCGCGGTGGCGGCGGGCAATGCCTCTTGCTCGCCGAGCAACATCGGTACGGTCAGCAGCCCGAGCAGGCCGGATAAGACCAGCGCGAACTCGATACGGGTGAGGGCGGCGACGGTCAGCAAAATGGCTGGCGCGACGGCCGTGCCGAGAAAACCGGAAAAAGTATGCACCGAGAAGGCGCGGCCCATGCGGTTTTCGGCAATACCGCGTGAGAGCAGGGCGTAATCCGATGGGTGATAGACCGCGTTGGCAAGCCCAGCCAGCGCCATGGCGATGAGCATCCAGCTGTAGCTTGTAAAGAAGCCGAGCGACAGGAAACACAGACTGCCGAGCGTCAGCCCGGCTATCAGCGTGCGACGCGGGCCGATACGGTCAACCGCAAAGCCAATCGGCGTTTGCACCAGTGCGGAAACAACGTTGAATACGCCGAGCGCCACCCCAATTTCCACGTAACTGATGCCACGCTGTGCGGAAATCAGCGGCATCAGCGCCGGTAACACCATCATGTGGAAATGACTGACCCAGTGAGCGGCGGAGACTTGTGCCAGTAGTGGTAGCTTTTTTATTGTCATGATTATTTTTATCGATTGGCTGCGCGGATGCGCAAGGCGGATTCAGCAATAAGGTTAACATATCGCCAGAATAGTTAGTCGTCTATCTTTAGACCGGCAATAATAGCCGAGGGCGCCGGGCGGGGATGGAAAAGGGCAGCAAAAAAGACAGAAAAAAGACAAAAAAAGTATCTGACTGCTGCTGCTCGCCTCCGCAGTCAGTACGCAAGATTTACTGGGTGATGGGCAGGTAAAAATCGAACCGGTGGCTTTTGGTTTCCAGCGCCGACTGAGCGGGCACGCCAGCAAGTGGTGGTGCGTAATCCGGGCGTTTGACCACGACCCGTTTTTTTGCAAGACGGCGGGCCGGTTCCAGCAAGGCATCGGCGTCATCGTCAGCACCCACCAGCGACTGAAACACCCGCATCTCCTTTTTCACCAGCGCGCTTTTCTGGCGGTGGGGAAACATCGGGTCAAGATAGACCACGTCTGGGGGTGGGGTAATAGCAGACAACGCGTCAATGCTGGAAGCGTGTAGCAGCGTCAGGCGCTGTTGCAGCCAGCCACCGATCTCCGGGTCCTGATAACCGCGTTGCAGGCCATCATCGAGCAACGCCGCCACCACCGGGTGGCGTTCCACCATGCGCACCCGGCAACCGAGCGCCGCCAGCACAAAGGCATCACGCCCCAGGCCCGCGGTCGCGTCCACCACATCGGGTAAATAGTCTTTTTTGATGCCGACGGCTTTGGCGACGGCTTCACCACGCCCACCGCCGAAGCGGCGGCGATGCGCCATCGCGCCAGAAACGAAATCCACACAGATGGCACCGAGCTTCGGTTCATCGCATTTGCGCAGTTCCAGTCGCTCGGGGGTGAGCACCAACGCCAGCATGGCGTCGGTGTCGTTTTCCAAACCCCAGCGTTGTGCCAGAGTAGCCAGTGCCTCAGAGTCGGCACCGGCTTCGGTCAGTAACGCAATTTTCATCCCTGAATGCCGTAGTGTTTCAGCATCGCATCCAGTTGCGGCTCACGGCCACGGAAGCGTTTGAACAGTTCCATCGGCGCTTCGGAGCCGCCGCGAGACAGGATGTTTTCCAGGAATGACAGGCCGGTGTCGCGGTTGAAGATGCCTTCTTCTTCAAAACGGGAGAACGCGTCTGCCGCCAGCACATCGGCCCACAGGTAGCTGTAATACCCGGCGGCGTAGCCACCAGCGAAGATGTGGCTGAATGAGTGCGGGAAGCGATTCCATTCCGGGCTTTTCACCACGGAAACCTGTGATTTCACCTCTGCCAGGGTTTCCAGCACGCGAGCACCGGTGGCCGGGTTGTAACCGGCGTGCAGACGGAAGTCGAACAGGCCGAACTCCAACTGACGCAGGATGAACAGCGCTGCCTGATAGTTTTTCGCTGCCAGCATTTTGTCCAGCATGTCCTGCGGCAGCGGTTCGCCGGTCTCGTAATGACCGGAGATAAAAGCCAGCGCATCCGGCTCCCAGCACCAGTTTTCCATAAACTGGCTCGGCAGTTCGACGGCATCCCACGGCACACCGTTGATGCCGGAGACGCCAGCGGTGTCGATACGGGTCAGCATATGGTGCAGCCCGTGCCCGAATTCATGGAACAGCGTGGTGACTTCGTCGTGGGTAAACAGCGCGGGTTTGCCGTCGATCGGACGGTTAAAGTTACAGGTCAGGTACGCCACCGGCTTTTGCAGCTCGCCGTTGGCTTTGCGCAGACGGCCGACGCAATCGTCCATCCAGGCACCGCCACGTTTGTGTTCGCGGGCGTACAGATCGAGGTAGAAGCTCCCCAGCAATTCACCGTCTTCGGCAAACAGGTCGAAGAAGCGCACTTCCGGGTGCCAGACGTCAACGTCCTGACGCTCTTTGGCGGTGATGCCATAAATACGTTTTACGACTTCGAACAACCCTTCCAATACGCGCGGTTCAGGGAAGTACGGGCGTAGCTGTTCGTCGCTGATGGAATACAGGTGTTGTTTTTGCTGTTCGGCATAATAGCTGATGTCCCACGGGTTCAGCTCATCAACGCCACACTGTGCTTTAGCGAACGCGCGCAGCTGTGCCAGCTCCTGTTCCCCTTGCGGGCGGGCGCGTTTAGCCAAATCGGTCAGGAAATCCAGCACCTGTTGTGGGTTTTCTGCCATTTTGGTGGCCAGCGATTTGTCGGCAAAGCTGGCGAAGCCCAGCAGTTGCGCCAGTTCATGACGCAGCGCCAGCGTTTCGGCCATCACCTCGCTGTTATCCCACTTACCGGCGTTCGGGCCTTGTTCTGACGCACGGGTCACATAGGCGCGGTACATCTCTTCGCGCAGCGCCTGATTGGCGCAGTAGGTCATGACCGGCAGGTAGCTTGGAATATCCAGCGTCAGCAGCCAGCCCTGTTGTTCTTTCGCTTGTGCCAGCGCTTTGGCCGCGGCCAGCGCACTTTCCGGCAGACCTTCCAGCTCGCTGACATCGGTTATCAGCTTGGTCCAGCCCATGGTGGCGTCCAGCACGTTGTTGCTGAACTGCGACCCCAGTTCGGACAAGCGGGAAGCGATGTCGCCGTAGCGTTTTTGCTGTTCCGGCGGCAGGGCAATCCCGGACAATTCAAAGTCACGCAGGGCGTTATCCACCGCTTTTTTCTGTGCGATGCTCAGGCTGGCGTAATGTTCGCCGTCACGCAGCTCACGGTAGGCACGGTACAACCCGGCATGCTGGCCCACCCAGGTGCCGTATTCAGACAGCAGCGGCAGGCATTGTTCATAGGCGCTACGCAATTCCGGGCTGTTTTTCACCGAATTCAGGTGGCTGACCGGGGAGAAAATGCGCCCCAGTCTGTCATCACTTTCCGCCAGCGGCTGACACAGGTTATCCCAGGTGAACGGCCCCGGCTGCGCCACCACGCGCTCGACCGTCTGGCGACAATCGTTCAGTGCGGCTTGTACGGCGGGGAGGATGTGTTCAATCTGGATCTGGGAGAACGGCGGCAGGATAAAGGAGGAAAGTAATGGATTGGTCATGGCACAGTCCTGAAATCTATTGATGATGACTTAACATGAGGGGTAATGAGGGGAAAATCAATGGCAGGGCGCACAACAGGCCAAGGCCGACGGTAAAAAGCGACGGTTAGCGGTGATGACGATGCTCAGGCGGGGTGATCGTAACCGGCGTAAAACCAGGCTATCAGCGACGGGTTGCTGACATCGGTAAAAAACTCCGCCACGATATCGCGTATCAATCCGTAACGGCGGCACAGTTGCCCGGCTTCAAACGCGGCTTGTTGTCGGCCTCGCAGTGACGCACGCTGGTGTGCGTAACCGCAGACGTAGCCACGGCGATAATCATCGCAATGGTGGCGGATATCGTTCATCGATTGCGGTGTACTGGCGTGTAGCCCCGCCAAAATGCCGTCGCCAAAGTGGTTTTTCATAAGCGTCGTATCCAGAATATACGATATATAAATTATTATATAACGAAAAGGGCGGGTTGAAAAAGGTGAGTTATTCAACTCCCCCGAGGTGGATAGCGGTGATTGTGGGGGTATTTTGTGGCGCTAACCGTTTATACTATGGCGATTAGCGGCAAACGCGCCCTCATTGACCGGAAATCCATACGTTATGCTGAGTTATCGCCACAGTTTTCATGCCGGCAATCATGCCGATGTGCTGAAGCACACTGTCCAGAGCCTGATCATTAATGCGCTGAAAGAGAAGGACAAACCGTTCCTGTATCTGGATACGCATTCCGGCGCGGGCCGTTATCAGTTACAGAGCGAACATGCCGAGCGCACCGGTGAATACCTCGACGGCATTGGCCGTATCTGGCAGCGGGATGATATTCCGGTGGAACTGGAGCCGTACATGCAGGTGGTCCGTTCCTATAATTCCGGCGACAAACTGCGTTACTACCCCGGTTCGCCGCTGATTGCCCGCCAGTTGCTGCGCGAGTACGACAAAATTCATCTTACAGAGCTGCATCCGACCGACTTTCCATTGCTGCGTCAGGAGTTTCTGCGTGACGACCGGGCGCGGGTGGTGCGTGAAGATGGCTACCAACAACTGAAAGCCCAGTTACCGCCGCTGTCGCGTCGTGGGTTGATTCTGATCGACCCGCCTTACGAACTGAAAACCGATTATCAGGCGGTGGTGAAAGGGATTCAGGAAGGCTATCGCCGCTTTGCCACCGGCGTGTATGCGCTGTGGTATCCAGTGGTGTTGCGTCAGCACATCAAACGTTTGCTCAAAGATCTGGAAGACACCGGTATTCGCCGTATCCTGCAAATCGAGCTGGCCGTGTTGCCGGATAGCGATCGCCACGGTATGACTGCCTCCGGCATGATTGTCATTAATCCGCCGTGGAAACTGGAGTCCCAGATGAAAAGCGTGCTGCCGTGGTTGCATCAGGCGTTGGTGCCTGCCGGTACCGGCCACACGCTGGTTGAGTGGGTGGTGCCGGAGTAAGCGCCAGGCTTACCCCTCACAACCCATTGTTATACCGGGTTATACCTCAAAAGTGGCCAGGTCAGTGGCGACGTCTGTCGCCGCAAACAGCGTCTGGCATTCCTGACGTAACCGTTCCAGATCAGCCTGACCATAGCGGGCGCTGAAATGGGTGATGATCAACCGCTTCGCGCCCGCGTCTCGCGCCGTGGCGGCGGTTTGCAGGGTGGTGGAGTGACCGCGTTCGTTAGCGCGCTCCGCCATTGATCCTTCCACTGTGGCTTCGTGCACCATGACATCGACCCCCGCAGCCAGCTTGAGTGCTTCCGGCGTTGGGCGGGTATCGCCGAAAATCGCCAGCGATTTACCCGGCAGACTGGGGCCGAGGTAATCCCAGCCGTTCAGTACCTGCCCGTCATCAAGAGTGACCGTTTCCCCGCGTTTTAACTGCTGGAAATAAGCACCGGGTTTGATGCCCTGTGCCGCCAGTTTTTCCACATCCAGCGCCCCCGGTTTGGGGCGTTCCTCAATGCGGTAGCCGAGGCAATACAGCGTGTGAGACAGTTCATGCGCCGTCACCCGTAACTGCGCGTCTTCGAATACCGTACCGGGACCCACTTCCACCACCTCCAGCGGATACGTCAGCCAGGAACCGCTCAGCGTCAGCGCGGTTTCGATGAAGGTTTTCAACCCAGCCGGGCCGTAGAGCGTCAGCGGTGTGTCGATACCCGCCATGGAGCGGGAACACAGCAAACCGGGCAACCCGAACAGATGGTCGCCGTGCAGATGGGTGATAAAAATTTTCTCCAGCTTGCCGGGTTTGATTGGGGTGTGCAGAATCTGGTGCTGGGTGCCTTCACCGCAGTCAAACAGCCAGAATGCCGGGCGAATGCCGTGCAAGTCGAGCGCGATACTGGTGACGTTGCGCTCTTTGGTCGGCACGCCTGCGTTGGTGCCGAGAAAAATCAGTTTCATGCAAATTCCTTTATATCGAGTCGGCGTTTTTCACATCATCCCAGCTCAGTCCAAAGCGGGCCAGGTACTTGCGTAGCCTGTCGGCGTCATTGGGCTGTT from Dickeya zeae NCPPB 2538 encodes the following:
- the rnz gene encoding ribonuclease Z, coding for MKLIFLGTNAGVPTKERNVTSIALDLHGIRPAFWLFDCGEGTQHQILHTPIKPGKLEKIFITHLHGDHLFGLPGLLCSRSMAGIDTPLTLYGPAGLKTFIETALTLSGSWLTYPLEVVEVGPGTVFEDAQLRVTAHELSHTLYCLGYRIEERPKPGALDVEKLAAQGIKPGAYFQQLKRGETVTLDDGQVLNGWDYLGPSLPGKSLAIFGDTRPTPEALKLAAGVDVMVHEATVEGSMAERANERGHSTTLQTAATARDAGAKRLIITHFSARYGQADLERLRQECQTLFAATDVATDLATFEV
- a CDS encoding DUF2623 family protein → MKNHFGDGILAGLHASTPQSMNDIRHHCDDYRRGYVCGYAHQRASLRGRQQAAFEAGQLCRRYGLIRDIVAEFFTDVSNPSLIAWFYAGYDHPA
- a CDS encoding 23S rRNA (adenine(2030)-N(6))-methyltransferase RlmJ; its protein translation is MLSYRHSFHAGNHADVLKHTVQSLIINALKEKDKPFLYLDTHSGAGRYQLQSEHAERTGEYLDGIGRIWQRDDIPVELEPYMQVVRSYNSGDKLRYYPGSPLIARQLLREYDKIHLTELHPTDFPLLRQEFLRDDRARVVREDGYQQLKAQLPPLSRRGLILIDPPYELKTDYQAVVKGIQEGYRRFATGVYALWYPVVLRQHIKRLLKDLEDTGIRRILQIELAVLPDSDRHGMTASGMIVINPPWKLESQMKSVLPWLHQALVPAGTGHTLVEWVVPE
- the prlC gene encoding oligopeptidase A, coding for MTNPLLSSFILPPFSQIQIEHILPAVQAALNDCRQTVERVVAQPGPFTWDNLCQPLAESDDRLGRIFSPVSHLNSVKNSPELRSAYEQCLPLLSEYGTWVGQHAGLYRAYRELRDGEHYASLSIAQKKAVDNALRDFELSGIALPPEQQKRYGDIASRLSELGSQFSNNVLDATMGWTKLITDVSELEGLPESALAAAKALAQAKEQQGWLLTLDIPSYLPVMTYCANQALREEMYRAYVTRASEQGPNAGKWDNSEVMAETLALRHELAQLLGFASFADKSLATKMAENPQQVLDFLTDLAKRARPQGEQELAQLRAFAKAQCGVDELNPWDISYYAEQQKQHLYSISDEQLRPYFPEPRVLEGLFEVVKRIYGITAKERQDVDVWHPEVRFFDLFAEDGELLGSFYLDLYAREHKRGGAWMDDCVGRLRKANGELQKPVAYLTCNFNRPIDGKPALFTHDEVTTLFHEFGHGLHHMLTRIDTAGVSGINGVPWDAVELPSQFMENWCWEPDALAFISGHYETGEPLPQDMLDKMLAAKNYQAALFILRQLEFGLFDFRLHAGYNPATGARVLETLAEVKSQVSVVKSPEWNRFPHSFSHIFAGGYAAGYYSYLWADVLAADAFSRFEEEGIFNRDTGLSFLENILSRGGSEAPMELFKRFRGREPQLDAMLKHYGIQG
- a CDS encoding MFS transporter, coding for MTIKKLPLLAQVSAAHWVSHFHMMVLPALMPLISAQRGISYVEIGVALGVFNVVSALVQTPIGFAVDRIGPRRTLIAGLTLGSLCFLSLGFFTSYSWMLIAMALAGLANAVYHPSDYALLSRGIAENRMGRAFSVHTFSGFLGTAVAPAILLTVAALTRIEFALVLSGLLGLLTVPMLLGEQEALPAATAHDKKTSAPKVAVFTLPILSLLVLFMLLNLSTNSIQNFSVTALVNGYGMPLTEANLALTAFLFTSAFGVLAGGSLADKTRHHGLVATGSLVVTAVLVAIVAVSTLPSLATTLILGVAGFLSGMIAPSRDMLVRAASPAGAEGRVFGVVTTGFNIGGAGGPVVFGWFLDQGHPSAIFWSAVIFMVITAVMAMAQEWYSTRRRALAA
- the rsmJ gene encoding 16S rRNA (guanine(1516)-N(2))-methyltransferase RsmJ → MKIALLTEAGADSEALATLAQRWGLENDTDAMLALVLTPERLELRKCDEPKLGAICVDFVSGAMAHRRRFGGGRGEAVAKAVGIKKDYLPDVVDATAGLGRDAFVLAALGCRVRMVERHPVVAALLDDGLQRGYQDPEIGGWLQQRLTLLHASSIDALSAITPPPDVVYLDPMFPHRQKSALVKKEMRVFQSLVGADDDADALLEPARRLAKKRVVVKRPDYAPPLAGVPAQSALETKSHRFDFYLPITQ